The proteins below come from a single uncultured Dethiosulfovibrio sp. genomic window:
- a CDS encoding YibE/F family protein yields MKKTLKTTGAMVLAAVLAWSVGVGVGNIVIKTWDYEDSWVVRLEAVRLSPVQEESDEGWLLQSFDLLVTFLSGESAGDSGSITVEQLEESHLKLNSGRSYILMADRFPDGVVQYSVTDRFRLPWVISFLLFSVLSVCIIAGWTGARAVMGLGISLLVLVKGFVPAVLAGYPPVPCAMVALAVLSAVTIFLVVRRPHCRPVAFLGAMGGAVAAYTMGASANWLWQLTGLGSDGATLFASTFPGYDMRGIFLASVMVGSIGAVLDVAISVTSSMAELADYDPSIPKPRLWKAGTSVGREILGSMINTLILAYFGTSLVMTMMMVNARPSFAFLFNDPIVSQELVQSLAGTIGLLLTVPMTTLAGLWLMKIKTTDG; encoded by the coding sequence ATGAAAAAAACGTTAAAAACGACCGGTGCTATGGTGTTAGCGGCGGTTCTAGCGTGGTCCGTCGGAGTCGGGGTAGGGAATATAGTGATTAAGACATGGGATTACGAGGATAGCTGGGTGGTCAGGCTGGAGGCGGTGCGACTCTCTCCGGTTCAGGAGGAATCCGATGAAGGCTGGCTGCTTCAGAGCTTTGACCTTCTGGTGACCTTTTTATCCGGCGAGAGCGCAGGGGACAGCGGATCTATCACCGTGGAACAGCTGGAGGAAAGCCATCTAAAGTTGAACTCAGGCAGAAGCTATATCCTTATGGCCGATCGCTTCCCCGATGGAGTTGTCCAGTATTCGGTGACCGATAGGTTCAGGCTCCCCTGGGTAATCTCTTTCCTGCTGTTCTCCGTCCTCTCGGTCTGTATCATAGCAGGCTGGACAGGGGCTAGGGCGGTAATGGGGCTAGGCATATCCCTGCTTGTCCTGGTAAAGGGCTTTGTGCCTGCGGTGTTGGCGGGGTATCCTCCCGTTCCCTGTGCCATGGTGGCTTTGGCCGTCCTTTCGGCGGTGACCATCTTTCTGGTGGTCAGGAGGCCTCACTGTAGGCCTGTGGCGTTTTTAGGGGCTATGGGCGGGGCGGTTGCGGCCTATACGATGGGCGCGTCGGCAAACTGGCTCTGGCAGCTTACTGGATTAGGCAGCGACGGGGCCACCCTTTTCGCCAGCACCTTTCCAGGGTACGATATGAGGGGCATCTTTCTGGCTTCGGTGATGGTAGGATCTATAGGTGCGGTCCTGGATGTGGCTATCTCGGTGACCTCCTCTATGGCGGAGCTGGCGGACTACGATCCCTCTATCCCTAAGCCGAGGCTCTGGAAGGCCGGAACCTCCGTAGGCAGGGAGATATTAGGCAGTATGATCAACACCTTAATACTGGCCTATTTCGGGACCTCCTTGGTTATGACCATGATGATGGTCAACGCAAGGCCCTCTTTCGCTTTTCTCTTCAACGATCCAATAGTGAGCCAGGAACTGGTCCAAAGTTTAGCCGGTACTATCGGCCTGCTGTTGACGGTCCCGATGACCACCTTAGCGGGGCTGTGGCTCATGAAAATAAAGACCACCGACGGCTAG
- a CDS encoding folate family ECF transporter S component, with translation MKFSTRKLVILALMVSLNVVLTRFASVRIAIGGIEGIRIGFGTFPAILAGLTMGPLAGAMVGAVGDVVGFVLHPMGAYLPHFTVTAALTGILPSLFWKVMGKSERFLPVMAAIGGSQMITSVILVPILLNHLFSLPMATTIPGAAVSLVMAAPVYTMLFLRLHRAIDPSAVAIKG, from the coding sequence GTGAAGTTTTCGACCCGTAAACTGGTAATACTGGCCCTTATGGTGAGCCTCAACGTGGTCCTCACCAGGTTTGCCAGCGTGAGAATAGCCATAGGAGGAATCGAGGGAATCCGAATAGGCTTTGGAACCTTTCCCGCGATACTGGCCGGACTGACCATGGGGCCTTTGGCAGGAGCTATGGTAGGAGCGGTAGGCGACGTAGTCGGATTCGTCCTTCACCCTATGGGGGCCTACCTGCCTCACTTTACGGTGACCGCAGCTCTGACAGGTATTTTGCCCTCCCTTTTCTGGAAAGTCATGGGGAAATCGGAGAGATTTCTGCCGGTCATGGCGGCTATAGGAGGAAGTCAGATGATTACCTCGGTGATACTGGTCCCCATCCTCCTGAACCACCTCTTCTCCCTTCCGATGGCGACCACCATCCCAGGGGCGGCGGTGAGCCTCGTAATGGCGGCACCGGTATACACCATGCTCTTTCTGAGACTCCACAGGGCCATCGATCCATCGGCGGTAGCGATAAAGGGATAG
- a CDS encoding DctP family TRAP transporter solute-binding subunit, which produces MRKGIIATALVLLLAIAGQATNSEVYYWRLAEEEIEGSVCDLYAREFARLLNEKSNGRINLTIFPLGTLGTPQEIYQLCRQGSIEFVLDGAGQVGDFVPENQVFSIPFLFPDDQDLNEHILDTSKALNETLTSVYEKDGVTVLAYWSEGAMDWTSNRPLLHPKDFKGLKIRTMPSGIIAESYRILGADPKVVSFMEVYSNLQLGIVEAQENAPYIVQEMGFMDSQNYYIRSQHKIYVMQTMANLIFWSSLPEDIRAIVTESIEELRPYGMKAQMDLNRKRLNEIRSSMPRGRYLELDESHRQDFIEGIGDKVEKLYLEKARDQEKAYLILKELKEEIKNAKALP; this is translated from the coding sequence GTGAGGAAAGGTATTATAGCCACAGCTCTCGTGTTACTCCTAGCTATAGCCGGACAGGCCACAAACTCGGAGGTCTACTACTGGAGGCTGGCGGAAGAGGAGATTGAGGGAAGCGTCTGCGACCTCTACGCCAGGGAGTTCGCCAGATTGCTCAACGAGAAGTCCAATGGCAGGATCAATCTAACTATCTTCCCTCTCGGAACCCTGGGGACACCTCAGGAGATCTACCAGCTGTGTCGCCAGGGCTCCATAGAGTTTGTCCTGGACGGCGCAGGACAGGTAGGCGACTTCGTCCCGGAAAATCAGGTATTCTCCATACCTTTTTTGTTTCCCGACGATCAGGATCTCAACGAACACATACTTGATACCAGCAAAGCCCTTAACGAAACCCTTACGTCTGTATACGAAAAAGACGGGGTCACGGTGTTGGCCTACTGGAGCGAAGGGGCTATGGACTGGACCTCCAACAGGCCTTTACTGCACCCTAAGGATTTTAAAGGGCTGAAGATCCGAACCATGCCATCGGGGATAATCGCCGAGTCCTATCGGATACTAGGGGCAGACCCTAAGGTCGTCTCCTTCATGGAGGTATACAGTAACCTTCAGCTTGGCATAGTTGAGGCTCAGGAAAACGCCCCTTATATAGTGCAGGAGATGGGGTTTATGGACTCCCAGAACTACTATATAAGGTCTCAGCACAAAATCTACGTCATGCAGACCATGGCTAATCTGATCTTCTGGAGTTCTCTCCCTGAGGACATCAGGGCCATAGTGACCGAGTCGATTGAGGAACTTCGGCCCTACGGAATGAAGGCACAGATGGACCTCAACCGCAAAAGGCTGAACGAGATAAGATCCTCCATGCCTAGAGGACGGTATCTGGAGCTTGATGAATCCCACCGCCAGGATTTTATAGAGGGCATAGGGGATAAGGTTGAGAAACTCTACCTCGAGAAGGCCCGAGATCAAGAAAAAGCCTATCTTATTCTAAAAGAACTGAAAGAAGAAATCAAAAATGCAAAGGCCTTGCCATAA
- a CDS encoding formate--tetrahydrofolate ligase, with protein sequence MAFLSDIEIAQQASMKPITEVASQLGIEEDDLEHYGKYKAKVSYDLWDKVKDRENGKLILVTAITPTAAGEGKTTTSVGLAQALAKLGKKTSLALREPSLGPVFGVKGGAAGGGYSQVVPMEDINIHFTGDLHAITAAHNLLAAMLDNSIHQGNELNIDPRRIALKRVMDMNDRSLRDIVIGLGGKPNGVPRQDGFDITVASEVMAILCLSTSISDLKSRLAKIIVAYDYEGKPVTAGDLKAHGAMAMLLKDALKPNMVQTLEHVPAFVHGGPFANIAHGCNSVMATRYGLKLADYFVTEAGFAADLGAEKFLDIKCRMANLKPNAVVIVATVRALKVHGGVAKENLGEVNMEALAAGIPNLEKHIENMKSFGLPVVVAINAFPTDTPEELKLVEEKCSALGAPVALSEIWAKGGEGGIDLAKKVIEACDQPNEFHYLYDEKLSPKEKIETIATKIYGANGVAFTAQAQKDLKAIHDLGLDDLLICMAKTQSSISDDPAKKGRPTDFEVTVREIRISAGAGFLVAITGSIMTMPGLPKKPAAVAIDVDEHGKISGLF encoded by the coding sequence ATGGCGTTTCTGTCGGACATAGAGATAGCACAGCAGGCTAGCATGAAGCCCATCACCGAGGTGGCGTCCCAGCTGGGGATCGAGGAGGACGACCTCGAGCATTACGGCAAGTACAAGGCCAAGGTTTCCTACGATCTCTGGGACAAAGTCAAGGACAGGGAGAACGGCAAGCTGATCCTGGTCACAGCCATCACCCCGACCGCCGCAGGAGAGGGGAAAACCACCACTTCCGTCGGACTGGCTCAGGCCTTAGCCAAGCTGGGCAAGAAGACCTCCCTGGCCCTCAGAGAGCCCTCCTTAGGACCTGTCTTCGGGGTCAAAGGCGGAGCCGCCGGAGGGGGCTACAGCCAGGTGGTCCCTATGGAGGACATAAACATTCACTTCACCGGAGACCTCCACGCCATCACCGCAGCCCACAACCTGCTGGCGGCCATGCTGGACAACTCGATCCACCAGGGCAACGAGCTCAACATCGACCCCAGGAGGATCGCCCTCAAGAGAGTAATGGACATGAACGACCGCTCTCTCAGGGATATAGTGATCGGCCTAGGGGGCAAGCCTAACGGCGTTCCCCGTCAGGACGGCTTCGACATCACCGTCGCCTCGGAGGTAATGGCCATACTCTGCCTCTCCACCAGCATCTCGGACCTAAAGTCCAGGCTCGCAAAGATCATCGTGGCCTACGACTACGAGGGCAAGCCGGTGACCGCAGGGGATCTTAAGGCTCACGGCGCCATGGCGATGCTGCTCAAAGACGCTCTGAAGCCCAACATGGTCCAGACCTTGGAGCACGTTCCGGCCTTCGTCCACGGTGGCCCCTTCGCCAACATCGCCCACGGCTGCAACAGCGTCATGGCCACCAGATACGGCCTCAAGCTGGCGGATTACTTCGTCACCGAGGCTGGCTTCGCCGCCGACTTAGGGGCGGAGAAGTTCCTGGACATCAAATGCCGCATGGCAAACCTCAAGCCTAACGCAGTGGTGATAGTGGCAACCGTAAGGGCCCTGAAGGTCCACGGAGGGGTGGCAAAAGAGAACCTGGGCGAGGTGAACATGGAGGCCCTAGCCGCCGGTATCCCCAACTTAGAGAAGCACATAGAGAACATGAAGTCCTTCGGGCTTCCGGTGGTGGTCGCTATTAACGCTTTCCCCACCGACACCCCAGAGGAGCTCAAGCTCGTCGAGGAGAAGTGTTCCGCACTAGGAGCACCTGTGGCCCTCTCTGAGATATGGGCCAAAGGCGGCGAGGGCGGCATCGACCTTGCCAAGAAAGTCATAGAGGCCTGCGATCAGCCCAACGAATTCCACTACCTCTACGACGAAAAACTCTCCCCTAAGGAGAAGATAGAGACCATCGCCACTAAGATATACGGAGCCAACGGCGTGGCCTTCACCGCTCAGGCCCAGAAGGACCTGAAAGCCATCCACGACCTTGGCCTGGATGACCTGCTCATCTGCATGGCTAAGACCCAGTCCTCTATCTCCGACGACCCTGCGAAAAAGGGCAGACCTACCGACTTTGAGGTCACAGTCAGGGAGATAAGGATCTCAGCCGGAGCGGGGTTCCTGGTCGCCATCACCGGTTCCATCATGACCATGCCAGGGCTTCCTAAAAAGCCCGCCGCCGTCGCCATCGACGTCGACGAGCACGGAAAGATCTCCGGACTGTTTTAG
- the ftcD gene encoding glutamate formimidoyltransferase has product MDQVKKYIHAVPNFSEGRRTDVIDAIVGEIKKVKGVRLIDYFPDADFNRTVIECLGEPEPLMEALLNMAGKSYELIDMEKQQGAHPRIGAQDTIPVFPLMNVTLEECTAFADKLGEAVFERFQVPVFFSGENARTPERKELGYIRKGQYEGLKEVAHLPERAPDLGPAKLHPTAGATIVSAATSNLVAINVLLSTKDLEIGKKIAKMMRGPSGGFSTIRSVAFKPDGYDNVAVSMNMFDTDQTPIYRAFQVIENEARRFGLNIVGTQVCGTLRQKALINCAEYFLRLVDFDHNQIVENNILALIGDE; this is encoded by the coding sequence ATGGATCAGGTAAAAAAATATATCCACGCAGTTCCCAACTTCAGCGAGGGCCGTCGTACCGACGTCATAGATGCCATTGTAGGAGAGATAAAGAAGGTAAAGGGAGTAAGGCTCATAGATTATTTTCCCGACGCCGATTTCAATCGCACGGTTATAGAGTGCCTTGGGGAACCAGAGCCCCTTATGGAGGCGCTTCTCAACATGGCTGGCAAATCCTACGAACTGATCGATATGGAGAAACAGCAGGGAGCCCACCCCAGGATCGGCGCCCAGGACACCATTCCGGTGTTTCCCCTTATGAACGTAACTTTAGAGGAGTGTACCGCCTTCGCCGATAAGCTGGGAGAGGCGGTTTTCGAGAGATTCCAGGTTCCCGTGTTCTTCAGCGGTGAGAACGCCAGAACTCCAGAGCGTAAAGAGCTAGGCTACATCAGGAAGGGACAGTACGAGGGACTAAAAGAGGTCGCTCACCTGCCAGAGAGGGCTCCCGACCTCGGCCCCGCAAAGCTTCATCCCACAGCAGGAGCTACTATCGTCAGCGCCGCTACCAGCAACCTGGTCGCCATAAACGTTCTTCTCAGCACCAAGGATCTGGAGATAGGCAAGAAGATAGCCAAGATGATGAGAGGTCCGAGCGGTGGATTCAGCACCATAAGATCGGTCGCCTTCAAGCCCGACGGATACGACAACGTAGCGGTCTCCATGAACATGTTCGACACGGATCAGACCCCTATATACAGGGCATTCCAGGTTATAGAGAACGAGGCCAGACGTTTCGGCTTGAACATCGTAGGGACCCAGGTATGTGGAACCCTACGTCAGAAGGCCCTTATAAACTGTGCCGAGTATTTCCTGAGACTGGTCGACTTTGACCACAACCAGATAGTCGAGAACAACATTCTGGCCCTCATAGGAGACGAATAA
- a CDS encoding DctP family TRAP transporter solute-binding subunit codes for MKKRTIMAALAAAFAFTAATTAFAAPKYQWRLAEEEITDSVCDVYANEFARLLKEKSNGEIQLDIYPLGTLGTPKEIFELCQHGAIEFVLDGPGQVGSIVPENQVFSTQFLFSDNQEVNEKVLANSKALNKLLNSAYEKQGVKVLAYWSEGAMDWTANRPLLKPEDFKGFKMRTMPSPMIVESYKVYGANPTPVPFMEVYSGLQLNMIDGQENAPYIVQEMKFMEVQDYYIQSAHNVYVMQTIVNKAFFEKLPKEIQDIVLESIEELRPFAFKVQEDLNRERFEMIKEKMKPSQQVLTLSPEAREQFREISKQTDDTYIRISGNPELAREILDTLRAEIVEAEKEAESN; via the coding sequence ATGAAAAAACGCACGATAATGGCAGCACTAGCGGCAGCTTTCGCCTTTACCGCAGCCACAACGGCCTTTGCGGCACCGAAGTATCAGTGGAGATTGGCGGAGGAGGAGATCACCGACAGCGTATGCGACGTCTACGCTAACGAGTTCGCGAGGCTTCTGAAGGAAAAGTCCAACGGAGAGATCCAGCTGGACATCTACCCCCTGGGAACCCTGGGAACACCGAAGGAAATCTTCGAGCTATGTCAGCACGGAGCCATCGAGTTCGTCCTGGACGGCCCAGGGCAGGTAGGGAGCATAGTCCCGGAGAACCAGGTTTTCTCGACCCAGTTCCTCTTCTCCGACAACCAGGAGGTCAACGAAAAGGTGCTCGCCAACAGCAAGGCCCTTAACAAACTTCTGAACAGCGCCTACGAGAAACAGGGCGTCAAGGTCTTGGCCTACTGGAGCGAGGGAGCGATGGACTGGACCGCCAACAGGCCCCTCCTAAAGCCGGAGGACTTTAAGGGCTTCAAAATGAGGACAATGCCCTCTCCTATGATCGTCGAGTCCTACAAGGTGTACGGAGCCAACCCAACGCCTGTACCTTTTATGGAGGTGTACAGCGGACTTCAGCTTAACATGATCGACGGTCAGGAAAACGCTCCCTACATCGTCCAGGAAATGAAGTTCATGGAGGTCCAGGACTACTACATTCAGTCCGCCCACAACGTCTACGTGATGCAGACCATCGTGAACAAGGCGTTCTTCGAGAAGCTTCCTAAGGAGATCCAGGACATCGTTCTCGAATCTATTGAAGAGCTTCGTCCCTTCGCTTTCAAGGTCCAGGAGGACCTTAACAGAGAGCGTTTCGAGATGATCAAAGAGAAGATGAAGCCTAGCCAGCAGGTCCTGACCCTCTCCCCTGAGGCAAGGGAGCAGTTCAGAGAGATCTCCAAGCAGACCGACGACACCTACATCAGGATCTCCGGCAACCCTGAGCTCGCCAGAGAGATACTGGACACCCTTAGAGCGGAGATAGTTGAGGCGGAAAAGGAAGCCGAGTCCAACTAA
- a CDS encoding TRAP transporter large permease: protein MLMTLMGVMTALLLLGFPMMVPLMAGALITLVVYFPNLDPTMLMQQVIGGIQSMSLIAVPMFIFAADIMTSGEVADRLLRFVVKFIGHKRGGIPIAAAGSCTLFGAVSGSTQATVVAIGGPMRPMLIEAGYSPSFSTALIINSAEIALLIPPSIYMIVYGVVGGASVGELFIAGVGPGLLLFLFFSVYCWFISDPNNIAPKATWKEKLTSLKEALLSFTFPVIIFGGIYSGVFSPTEAAAVSVLYAFLLEKFIYKSIDFKDLPKLALRTGVVTAIVFILIAVGQAFSWTISFARIPNMILPTLLGTDPSQIKILTVLSIAYFLGCMFVDPVVVIMVLTPIFRGAVTASGLDTVLVGTIVTLQAAIGSSTPPFGCNIFTAIPIFKQKYLDVVRGVPPFILMKIVASALLVMFPQIALFLRDLAIGR, encoded by the coding sequence ATGTTGATGACTTTAATGGGCGTCATGACCGCCCTCCTTCTCCTTGGCTTCCCTATGATGGTTCCTCTTATGGCCGGAGCCCTTATAACCTTGGTGGTCTATTTCCCTAACCTGGATCCCACAATGCTGATGCAACAGGTAATAGGGGGAATCCAGTCCATGTCCCTTATAGCGGTTCCTATGTTTATCTTCGCCGCGGACATAATGACCTCCGGCGAGGTGGCGGACAGGCTACTTAGGTTCGTGGTCAAGTTTATAGGCCATAAAAGGGGAGGAATCCCTATAGCGGCAGCAGGGTCCTGCACCCTTTTCGGTGCCGTGTCGGGATCCACCCAGGCCACGGTGGTGGCCATCGGAGGGCCTATGAGGCCTATGCTCATAGAGGCTGGGTACTCTCCATCTTTCTCTACCGCCCTGATAATCAACTCCGCTGAGATAGCCCTGTTGATACCGCCAAGCATCTACATGATCGTCTACGGCGTCGTTGGAGGAGCATCGGTTGGAGAGCTCTTCATAGCCGGGGTCGGCCCGGGACTATTGCTCTTTTTGTTCTTCTCGGTCTACTGCTGGTTCATATCGGACCCCAACAACATAGCCCCTAAGGCTACGTGGAAAGAGAAGCTGACGTCCCTCAAAGAAGCACTGCTGAGCTTCACCTTCCCCGTCATAATATTCGGGGGGATTTATTCCGGGGTTTTCAGCCCCACCGAAGCGGCAGCTGTATCGGTGCTTTACGCCTTTTTACTGGAGAAGTTCATCTATAAATCGATAGACTTCAAAGACCTCCCCAAGCTGGCCCTTAGGACCGGAGTGGTCACCGCAATAGTGTTCATCCTTATAGCGGTAGGTCAGGCTTTCTCCTGGACCATATCCTTCGCCAGGATACCTAACATGATCCTACCCACTCTATTGGGGACGGATCCCAGTCAGATTAAGATCCTCACCGTGCTGTCCATAGCCTACTTCCTAGGCTGTATGTTCGTCGATCCGGTGGTCGTGATCATGGTACTGACCCCTATCTTCAGAGGAGCGGTGACCGCTTCCGGGCTGGACACAGTGTTGGTAGGAACCATCGTGACCCTTCAGGCGGCGATAGGATCGTCGACGCCGCCCTTTGGATGCAACATCTTCACCGCAATACCGATTTTCAAACAAAAGTACCTGGACGTGGTTAGAGGGGTTCCTCCCTTTATCCTCATGAAGATAGTCGCTTCGGCTCTTTTGGTCATGTTCCCCCAGATAGCCCTTTTCCTGAGGGACCTGGCCATAGGCAGATAA
- a CDS encoding TRAP transporter small permease yields the protein MGILGRIDRFCEVFERTVVSYSIIVMALVSICNVISRNLFQYSLTYAEEVSQFTIIWVTFIGTSYAARKGVHIRMSAIYDVLGQRAKKVMMLIMTAGTSFLMFVLCYYSYRYTTRIFTSGSMSPALRFPMYLVVMWVPLGLGMTGIQYGITFLKNLTRPEIYISPSLIDGQEETDQFMV from the coding sequence ATGGGTATTTTGGGGAGGATCGATCGCTTCTGCGAGGTATTTGAGAGGACCGTGGTGTCCTACAGCATAATAGTGATGGCTCTTGTGAGCATATGTAACGTAATCAGCAGAAACCTCTTTCAGTACAGCCTCACCTACGCCGAGGAGGTCAGCCAGTTCACCATCATATGGGTCACTTTTATAGGGACAAGCTACGCAGCCAGAAAAGGGGTGCATATCAGGATGTCGGCGATCTACGACGTCCTGGGACAGAGGGCAAAGAAGGTCATGATGTTGATCATGACCGCGGGAACGTCCTTTCTGATGTTCGTCCTCTGCTACTACTCCTACAGATACACCACCAGGATCTTCACCTCCGGCAGCATGTCCCCCGCTCTTCGGTTTCCTATGTACCTGGTGGTCATGTGGGTGCCTCTGGGACTGGGCATGACGGGCATACAGTACGGAATAACTTTCCTTAAAAACCTGACGAGGCCGGAGATATACATCTCTCCGTCACTGATAGACGGTCAGGAAGAGACCGACCAGTTCATGGTCTAG
- a CDS encoding M20 family metallopeptidase, protein MRVSDWVKEEELVQILQNLIRIRTTLPRGDEMDCAKYIMSLFAPYKVGIKLLDHGGNRASLKITMPGATDEKTLAIVGHMDTLGVDNPDSWNRSPFGADIEGRRVYGKGTINVKGGLASMIAAGLAMARSGRKPTYPVALCFSADEEMDGTGAGALLKSGLLDDVDELIVVEPTSLNLGMAGKGAIWLKIVVQGRRSHSATPDRGINSIEKFMEFSCEVRKLFSDEAPHRLLGHSTCTVTELRGGSDPNVVPSEAEGILDIRILPSVDQEKLMDSVEKVVSDMESSYPPLKISVQAFNVQAPVGMSSSSPMIKRLKEICQSLSMRHDEIGIHPFTDASRLVPALGVPFVIFGPGDPERSYQDDEWVCLDQVLEASELYYRYGMELG, encoded by the coding sequence TTGAGAGTCAGCGACTGGGTAAAAGAGGAAGAGCTGGTCCAGATACTCCAAAACTTGATAAGGATTCGGACCACCCTTCCCAGAGGAGACGAGATGGACTGTGCCAAGTACATAATGTCCCTCTTTGCTCCTTACAAGGTAGGAATAAAACTTCTCGATCACGGCGGCAACAGAGCCTCCCTGAAGATAACCATGCCGGGAGCAACCGACGAGAAGACTTTGGCCATCGTAGGGCACATGGATACCCTAGGTGTGGATAATCCCGACTCCTGGAACAGGTCCCCTTTCGGGGCGGACATAGAGGGAAGACGGGTCTACGGTAAAGGAACCATAAACGTAAAAGGCGGTTTGGCCTCGATGATAGCAGCGGGGCTGGCGATGGCCAGGTCGGGACGGAAGCCTACCTATCCCGTCGCTCTGTGTTTTTCAGCCGACGAGGAGATGGATGGAACTGGAGCCGGTGCTCTTCTCAAAAGTGGCCTCCTGGACGACGTAGACGAACTGATAGTGGTGGAGCCAACCTCCTTGAACCTAGGGATGGCTGGCAAGGGAGCTATCTGGCTGAAGATCGTGGTTCAGGGCAGGAGGAGCCACAGTGCCACCCCCGATAGGGGAATAAACAGCATAGAGAAATTCATGGAGTTTTCCTGCGAGGTAAGAAAGCTATTCTCCGACGAAGCTCCTCATAGGCTTTTAGGGCACTCTACCTGCACTGTGACCGAACTACGTGGGGGATCGGACCCTAACGTCGTCCCCTCGGAAGCGGAGGGCATACTGGACATAAGGATACTGCCGTCGGTGGATCAGGAAAAACTGATGGATTCTGTAGAGAAGGTCGTCTCTGATATGGAGTCGAGCTATCCACCTCTTAAAATCTCTGTGCAGGCTTTCAACGTTCAGGCTCCCGTCGGAATGAGCAGCAGTTCTCCGATGATCAAAAGACTAAAGGAGATATGCCAATCGCTATCTATGAGACACGATGAGATAGGCATCCATCCCTTTACCGACGCGTCTAGACTGGTACCCGCTCTGGGAGTCCCTTTCGTTATATTCGGGCCAGGAGACCCGGAGAGAAGCTACCAGGACGACGAGTGGGTATGTCTGGATCAGGTACTGGAGGCATCTGAACTGTACTACCGATACGGGATGGAATTGGGCTAA
- a CDS encoding helix-turn-helix domain-containing protein, which produces MKKNDETNSSFAPFAKILLKGGDFFQVLQVIKDGSDLDCGFKTDRGELFMASQDPQFSEQLKTFPHRELLRIYLNRPVFHDESHAGTFFLNLDPEELPPGQILENGPLALQLLMDRRYSELKIERRYRENCVQDLIFSRIHHPDELANRASLFGWDLSGPVTAVVAMAVDLDPEDKVRPTVRRRIRAFYPDLIFSDVGDHLALLIPSTKDGPKEIFEMCRYVRDEIYPLRVRLGIGDPRPSFLMAGESYREACQAIEVMEHFLKDWAIARWDELGAYKLLSTLAQTDGAVTFVDQRLSPLIKYDRAHNTDLVDTLLAIDRGNWNLRVAAESLYIHYNTIKYRFKKICEILSLDPEDSEQRFAIGLSLRIFRISRKPNTPFDSIQ; this is translated from the coding sequence TTGAAAAAAAACGACGAGACAAATAGTTCGTTCGCCCCTTTCGCTAAGATTTTACTTAAAGGAGGGGATTTCTTTCAGGTGTTGCAGGTCATAAAAGACGGATCCGACCTGGACTGCGGCTTTAAAACCGACAGAGGAGAGCTCTTTATGGCTTCCCAGGACCCCCAGTTTTCAGAACAGCTCAAGACCTTTCCTCACAGAGAGCTGTTGAGGATCTACCTCAACAGGCCGGTTTTTCACGATGAGTCTCACGCCGGGACATTCTTTTTAAACCTCGACCCTGAGGAACTTCCCCCGGGGCAGATCCTCGAGAACGGCCCTTTGGCACTGCAACTTCTGATGGATAGACGTTACAGCGAACTGAAGATAGAGAGGCGATACAGGGAAAACTGCGTCCAGGACCTCATATTCTCCCGGATACACCACCCCGACGAACTGGCAAACAGGGCCTCTCTTTTCGGCTGGGACCTTTCAGGGCCCGTAACGGCGGTAGTTGCCATGGCGGTAGACCTAGATCCGGAGGACAAAGTACGCCCGACGGTCAGGAGGAGGATAAGGGCCTTCTACCCAGACCTGATATTCTCCGATGTAGGCGATCACCTGGCCCTTCTTATTCCCTCTACCAAAGACGGTCCTAAAGAGATATTCGAGATGTGTCGTTACGTGAGAGACGAAATATACCCCTTGAGGGTCAGGCTAGGTATCGGTGATCCTAGACCCTCCTTTCTCATGGCGGGGGAGAGTTACAGAGAAGCCTGTCAGGCGATAGAGGTGATGGAGCATTTTCTCAAGGACTGGGCCATAGCCCGATGGGACGAGCTAGGTGCCTATAAGCTTCTCTCCACCCTTGCCCAGACCGATGGCGCCGTGACCTTCGTGGATCAGAGACTATCTCCACTTATAAAATACGATAGGGCCCATAACACCGATCTCGTGGACACCCTTCTGGCGATAGACAGAGGAAACTGGAACCTCCGTGTGGCAGCGGAATCTCTCTATATACACTACAATACTATAAAATACAGATTTAAAAAAATATGCGAAATACTTTCCCTAGACCCGGAGGACAGCGAGCAGAGGTTCGCCATAGGCCTTTCCCTCAGGATATTCCGAATATCCCGAAAACCCAACACGCCTTTCGATTCTATACAGTGA